The Solanum pennellii chromosome 11, SPENNV200 genome contains a region encoding:
- the LOC107004131 gene encoding GDSL esterase/lipase At5g37690, giving the protein MANLGEVIVGLLIIGIVACVDSAEEQVVTYVFGDSLTEVGNNNYLQSLAKSNFPFYGIDYEGGKATGRFTNGRTIGDIISAKLGVESPPPYLSLAPNDDAIFKGVNYASGGAGILNDTGIYFIQRMTFDDQIKCFEKTKEAIKAKIGQEAAEKHVNQAIYFIGMGSNDYVNNFLQPFLAAGQQYTHDEFVELLTSTLGEQFINLHQLGARKMIFHGLGPLGCIPSQRVKSKRGICLKQVNLWVQEFNSKVEKLIVTLNKHLPYAQISFANTYPIVLDLIENPTSYGFKISNTSCCNVDTSVGGLCLPNSKLCNNRTEYVFWDAFHPTDAANAVLADKIFTTLFHQASSSPAPAPTPTPRKFLVTSINLN; this is encoded by the exons ATGGCGAATTTAGGTGAAGTAATTGTTGGATTGTTGATTATTGGAATTGTTGCATGTGTGGATTCAGCTGAAGAACAAGTTGTTACATATGTATTTGGTGATTCATTGACTGAAGTTGGGAACAATAATTATTTGCAATCATTAGCCAAATCTAATTTCCCATTTTATGGTATTGATTATGAAGGTGGAAAAGCTACTGGTAGATTTACTAATGGAAGGACTATTGGTGATATAATAT CTGCAAAACTTGGGGTTGAATCACCACCTCCATATCTTTCTTTAGCACCAAATGATGATGCAATTTTCAAAGGAGTGAATTATGCATCTGGTGGAGCTGGAATTCTCAATGACACTggaatttatttt ATTCAAAGAATGACATTTGATGATCAAATAAAATGCTTTGAGAAGACAAAAGAAGCAATCAAGGCTAAAATTGGACAAGAGGCTGCAGAAAAACATGTTAATCAAGCTATCTATTTTATTGGAATGG GTAGCAATGACTATGTCAATAACTTCTTGCAACCCTTCTTAGCTGCTGGGCAACAATACACACATGATGAGTTTGTAGAGCTTCTAACCTCAACTTTAGGTGAACAATTCATA aaTCTTCATCAACTTGGAGCAAGAAAGATGATTTTTCATGGacttggaccattaggttgTATTCCATCACAAAGGGTGAAGTCCAAAAGGGGAATATGTTTGAAACAAGTTAATTTATGGGTACAAGAATTCAACTCAAAAGTGGAAAAATTAATTGTCACTCTGAATAAACATCTACCATATGCACAAATATCATTTGCAAATACTTATCCAATTGTTCTTGACTTAATTGAGAACCCCACATCTTATG gtTTCAAGATATCAAATACATCATGTTGTAATGTAGACACAAGTGTTGGAGGATTATGTTTGCCAAATTCAAAACTATGTAATAATAGAACAGAATATGTATTTTGGGATGCATTTCATCCAACAGATGCAGCAAATGCAGTGCTTGCAGATAAAATTTTCACCacattatttcatcaagcctcaTCTAGCCCCGCACCagcaccaacaccaacacctcGAAAATTTCTTGTGACATCGATAAATCTCAATTGA